Within the Mugil cephalus isolate CIBA_MC_2020 chromosome 1, CIBA_Mcephalus_1.1, whole genome shotgun sequence genome, the region CATAGCAGGTTGGAAgcacagctgtaaaaaaaaaaaaaagaaaaaagaaaaaaaaggttagtcTATCAATGAATAAGTGGAGACGACATATTCTATTGGAGCTTCCCACTGCGAAACCAAATGGGGCTATATGTCAGCAGACAAAAGTGGAATAGTTTCTTGTTGAGAACAGATGCAGCCTGGTTGCTGGTACAGGGACCTCTAGGATGGAGGCTTCAGCTGCAGAACTTCCTTCCTGGTTTGCTGCAGATTGTTGAGATTGTGAGGTCCCTATAAAGACCAAGCCCTGCACAtcctctgaacacacacacaggtacacaggAGCCACGATGATCCTCTTCATCATTCGACCGCTTTTGATGATCCTTCTGCTCCAGCCAGCTGCAGGGAGTGAGTTATGAGCTGCATACATATATTTGACTGGTGACTGATGCTACTAAATAGTCGTATTGCTTTTCTGCTTTCATGTGTATTGACGTGTTCTGGGAGTTTAGGAagttacaccgatcagccacagcattaaaaccactgacgggtgGAGTGAATAATGTTGATCATATTGTCACACTTCAGTATTTTTGGACCTGACTATTGGACCTGACGttcattcacatggatgttacttagacatgtagcccccacctagaccagaccagtgaCAGTCCTTGATGCACACacaatggtttaggaacaactcaaaaaaacaaaacaaaacacaaagaacagcgcAACGTGTTGACCTTTGTTGACGGTTCTAATGTTCTTATTTGATCACCAACATTGATCTCCTCTTCTAGATGACGAATGGAAGACAGCTGAACCTGACACCTCTGTGAGTTACGAGGAGTTCTGCATACGCATTCCTGACGACCCTCCGTCAACCAGCTCCAAACCCGTTTCTCAGACTCCCACAACCACGGCTCATCCACCCAAAAATCCCGTGAAACCGAAAAGCAGAAATCTGGTGTCCCACTTTCAACGTGggcaattttcatttttactctcactttattctttctttttcttcaaaagGAAGCACAACCAGCTATGATACGTCCATACGCATGTAtacgttttttcttttattttaaggaaCAGCTGAAGCCAAAAGTGGATGTTACTGCAACGACGGCAACATGAAACAGCCAACTGAAACCTCCAGGATTCTAGTCTGGGCCAAACGACATCCCAGCGAAATGTGTAGCATAACTGAATACATGTTAGTGTGTGCAACATTTGTGTTAAAGTCATTCTCGGACGGCGCAATGAAACTGAGCTGACGATGACGCTTTGATTTCAGTGAGACGTTGGCAGATGGACGGCAGGTTTGCGTGAGACAATCCAGCTGGTTAACATCGATTGGTGACGTTTTACGGTgagtctgccttttttttttttttttttttaatttgttgttccTGAGGTTTTAAAGCTGCGGCTGATTAGGgtatatacagtaaatcacTGTGGTCCTGCAACTTGCTCTTAAAGCAGTAAAAAGAGATGCCCCAGTGACAAtaaacttgtattttatttacagtatttaaaaggGACAATTCATattaatgaacaaacatacAGCAAAGATGCGACTTTCCATCCATTGTCCCTTAATATGAAACTATAACAACAATAGAACTAACTATTAATATGAAACTATAACAATAGAACAACACAtataagaaaaagagacaatgaaacgatgaaaacaaatggatacaaaaaacaaaataggtAAGCTACATACAAGTTGGGGGACCGTAGGAGATTCAGATGGACAGTTATGAAGTGCTGACGCAGTTGTTTTCTCATACATAGGTGGTCCGTGTGTGTTCTGGTTATtggatcttaaaaaaaaaaggataggatattaaaaaaaatttggtTTACATTATAAAATTCAAACATTGTGCttgaaaagtaatttttctTCCTCGGCctcgagaatggataaacaaaactttaaaaactggtccgttatcattttctgtttctagaAATAAAATCGCTACAAGACGGAAACAAATttttgtcatctgcagaaatctctgcggatcagagtaatgttagctagtagctgaCTGTGTTACTTCTAGTTTTTAACCTGAAATATGCAGCTTAGCTCAGTGTCCTCTTCACTATATCGTTTCAAAAAACAGAGTACTGATACATGTCCATCAACGTCTGTTACACAATACCGTCCTcatacatgctcttactttgaaaacagcaacggttgcacaatatgaaaagaacaggcttttatttattttattttttacttttacaaacaTAAAATGAGAATAGGCTGGTTTTTGTCCATCCATTCTtgaaacagataaagaaaaatgcctttaatttctttttttttttttttttaaatttaaattttaaaatgaaaatcaaataagaactcacttttttttaatgtccttttctgaatggaaaatctgatgaccaaaacatacacagacccaTAGGTGTATTATGTGGTCATTATTGCACATAATTAGCATACATGGCAGGTCCTTTACTTTAGAGGGATTTAAAGTGAATactttttaaatacagttttattgGAGCCTAAGAGAAGCTGCTGTTTGATTTGACTGCAGCTTACACAGCTCATCCTTTAAGAGCTGGAGGAAAAGACTTCGGTGAGTCAGGTTTGTCCTCCATTTTGGGGATGATTACTAGTTACAGATTATAAGACAAGTTACCCTCAGATGGATCCTGTTGTTTTGGAGTCATTTTAGGGACATGTCTGTACATGGTGTCCTTTGTTTAGAGAATGGTAGCTCAACCCTTGCAGGAGATTATTACATTGGCTGGTTCCAGTGCTCTAAGTCTCAAACAAGCACGTACAACCATTTTTGCTCACATTAGCGAATTTTAGCCCCCCAATAATATTAGTTATACCACGCCAAGCAAGGCTGCAGCGTCAAACCCCTGCCGTTGTGTATATTTTCGTTTGTGAGAAGACGTCTCTGTTGTGTCAACCTACCTATCTACTCACAATCCATCCCTTTGTCCAGCTACACAACGTTTGTTCAAATAAAAGAACCATTTCATCCTGACATACTTTAGAAACCACTGGTTGAAGTGTAGCCGCACTGAAGCCACCAATGTGACAACGACCTTCTGTCAGCCATTTCCTCACTGATAACAGATTACTGCAAGCCCTAGGAGtgcacttcctgtttgctgACATCTTGATAAATATAATATGACTCAATCAACCCACAGAGCCTGGCTTAAAACTACAACCCCTCCAGTGATGATtccgactcctcctcctcctgtacgTGATATTCCTACATTAAACAGTGAGTTTTGCCACAACAGAGTCGggtaacaattttttttttgcagcaattagtccagtttgatttgattaaatgtttatcTCATGTTGCTTTACAGTCTACTGCGGAGACTGCAACTCGTTCAACAAAAATTACCCTGATATTGACCTGAGGGCGATGCAGTCCCTGGACGTAAAGATGCCACTGCATTGTCCTGCTCAAATTAAGTGAGACTCTATTTTGCAAATAACTCACACAGACTGGTGAAATACATTGTGTATCATTAAATGCTGCAGTTGAGCAGATAGATAACAGGAGTTTCCTGTGGACTGTCACTTAAAGGGATACgacccctatgtgaaatttaatcACTCACCGTATTTCTccgagttggataagtgagaaaactcgtttttttttacataaaaaaaaatgaataaaaaaatcaaatcatgaCTCTCTGTTTTCCTGCAGTATCAACATGAATGACGGTAGGGTTTACTGTGTGAAACTGATCGAGTTCCAGAGAGTGCTCCAGAATCTGGAGATCCTTCCTCCTTATGATGAATGCCCACCCAACAGCAGTTCGTAAAACTTTCCCAGGCTCCAATTAATTGATGAAACACTGCAGTTCTACACAGTCCACAAATATTCTGTATATTgctgaaatattttctttgttgataTCCATCAAGTTGCTGACGGATGCCGTTGCCAAGAAACAACAAAGGATCGTCCACCTGGAAGAATTTGGCTCCCCAGTGACAACTGTCCCTCAACTGAAGTCATGTAAGTGCTGTtgatgtgagagagagagtgaagtAAATGTCTTTCTAATCATGTTCACAAATATTGCTAAAAATAAGAGGGAATGCAAAAATGTCCTCCTTGATTTGGGGGTCCGATGCAGGCTATTTCAGAATGTATGACACAACCACTTTTTGTACAGGTATAACTGTACAACCCCAAGTCTTGACTGAGTTGGTACCAGCTTTACACACCTGGATTTGGACAACTGGTCCAATTCTTCCCTTGCAGATACTTTCAACCAGTGAACTGACATCTCATTTCCTTCAAAAGCATCTGCATAGCTTTTGATGCCACGATATTGTCCAGCTGTAGTGCTTCAAGTCCTGCCCTTAGAAAACTCAAAGCATGCTAGCATTTGGCATCCTCTAGCACAATAGTCTTGATTTAAGTAGGTGCTAATGAAGTCACCGTCCCTAAGCCTCATTTAAAGTACGCTGGGACAAGACAACGTCACTAACGCACGTAGCCTACGCCAGTGGGagccatttatatttgtgcactGGTTTATCTTGCTCGCTCTGTTAAAAcacggcgctgtgtcttttttgccggttgagtttgtctttttttctaccTCCTGCTTCTCTTTACGTCAAatacaagtcatacaaatgtttatatCTCTGAAcatcctcagttaacctttcctcaatgtttTGCCTTCTCCATTGATCCAAAAACAATtcatttgaaaattgcggaggTGGAGAAGCAACTGGAAATCCTCGAAAGATACGTGCTACTACCAAGTGAACTAATGACGGCTCTTGTGGTCTGCGacgcatagttacatttctggggaggtcaGGCTACAGCATTAGGGTCTGCTTAGGATTTGGGCTGTTGCTGTAGCTACGGCGGCAAATTGACACCTACCGGCTCTGTAGAAGACTTCTGAAGATACTTTTATGTTAGATTTTCAGTTATATAGAGTCCTGGCTAGTGTGAATGTAGGTATTTTATTTACACGTAACCACTGTTTGGACTGTCTGGATGCTTTTGTGGATAACACACATCTTGACTAGGAATAATGcctctttttattcattaaaccAATAAAGTGCACAAAAGGTGTTGGGGCCTGAATCATCATCAATGCTTCATATAGACTACCAGTCAATCATTTGGACACCGTCttattcaatgttttttctttatttttaatactttactACACATCCAATAGTTGAAGCAAGATATATGGATGTatgtagcaaagaaaaaaatggttaaataaatctaaataggTTTCATATTTTAGATGAAACGTAGTCACCCTTTGCTTTGTTGACAGAGCTGCAAACCCTTGGCTTTCTCTCAATGAGCTTCACAAggtagtcacctgaaatggttttcacttcacaggtGTGTCTTGTCAGggttcatttgtggaatttcttgcctTCTTAATGGGGTCGGGACCATCAGTTGTGCTGGTACACAGCTTGACAACTGTTAGCCAAGGGACACAAGGAATTGGCATTAGACAAATGGGAATCCATGCTTTGGTCCAAATAAGATCTTTGGTTCCAAACGCCATAGAAAAGTTGAATGGATGGTCTCTACGTGCATGGCTTCCACCGTGAAgcaggtaggaggaggaggtgtgatggtgtggggtttCTTTGCTGGTGACACTACTGGGGATTTAATCAAAATTGAAGGCACACTAAACCGGCATGGCTACTACTTCATCCTGCATCCATCCCATGCATTTAGTTGGACTATCATTTgggacaatgaccccaaacacacctccaggctgTCTAAGGACCGTTTGACCAAGAGGGAGAGTTATGGACTGGCCTGGCCTCCAGTCATCTGACATATACCCAATCTAGACAATTTGGGATGAGATGGGCTGCAGAGTGAAGGCAAAAGGGCCAATAAGTGCTCAACATGTCTGGGAACTCCTTCGGGACTGTCATGAAAATAAGGAATGTTTGATAGTGTATTTCTGAATGTGACTGTATTTATACCCCCCCCAGGGAGACACAGGTGGATGGCACGGAGGTGTGTAAGACTATCTGCGACCCCTATCAATACTTTAGGAATCTGTAAGTCATAACTTTACATTTTGCCATTGATAATATATTGATAATATATTTCATTTGACTGGTCCAATGTAGTGACGTCAGACCAACTGTCCACcacacaaagaaatattaatgtaCGATGAAGGACGGTTTGTCATTTATGCCCCAAATGCATGAAGTATCCCAACTGCAAAATGCTGAAACAAATCCATATTCTTCCAACAAGAAACATAGATGCTGTCCAGGTATTTTGTATCAAGTATCAGTATGATccatatttagtttatttatttatgtcacatACAGCACTATTTTGGAAGCGGAAAGATCACGCCCTCCAGGCCCTCCAAGCCCTCCAAGCCCTTCAGACCCTCCAGGCGAACACGGCCCACGCGGCCCTATAGGCCCATGCGGCCCTGCAGGCCCAGATGGCCCTTCAGGCCCACGCGGCCCTCCAGGCCCTCCAGACTCTCCAGGTCCTCCAGGCTCTCCAGATCCTCCAGGCTCTCAAGGGCCTCCAGGCCCTAAAGGTAGTGCTGGCACTCGAGGTTCTCCAGGTGTTGTCAAGCCTACTTTCAACACAGGTGGACAATATGGTGAAGTAGGTTAGTCATTCTTGTGGCATACAATATGATACGGACATTTCAAAGCAACTAATACCCTGCTCTATGTCTTGTCATTCTCACTGTTAATAACTGAAGTTGACGAAGGTCTGGTGGAAGTTGGTCATTAATTAGGCCTGCACAGAAACCtttttaataatacatttatgtAAGAGGCACCTTTCAAGTCacccaaggacactttacagaaaggaATAGATAAATACAACAGTAGAtagacacaaagaaacagcgttcaaacatccaaatacaagaaacataCAATATGCAACATTCAAGCAGTAACAGACAGACAATGGgcatcatttaataaaacagatgTAGAGCGGGGGGTTAAGGGTGGAGTGAGTAAGCATGGTTCTAAGGTGAACAGAGGGGACagtgaaggagtgaaggagaAGGTTGGACAGATATGGAGGGGCGAGGTTATGGATAGCTTTGAAGGTGTACAGAGGgattttgaattgaattcttTGTGTGACCGGGAGCCAGTGAAGTTCCTGTAGGATGGGAGTGATATGGCAGGAAGAAGGGATTTTGGTGATGATTCGTGCAGTAGAATTTTGGCCTATTTGGGGGTTATGGAGGGACTTGTGAGGGACCCCAAAGAAGAGAGAGTTACAGTAATCCAGACTGGAGGTGACGAGACTGTGGACAAGAATGGAGGCAGTGTTGGGGGTGAGTGAGGGATGGAGTCGAGGGGAAAGTAGGCAGTGTAGCGTGGAGTTGGGTTTACTAGAGAGGTAGAGCTGGGTGTCATCGGCATAGCAGTGGTAGTGAATCTTAAATTTACGAAAAATAGTGCCCAAGGGGAGGAGATAAATTAACTCTTCTTTCATATCTCTAGTTCTACTATAGAGGGCATGCACAGACGTCAATCTGCCGCCTGGGGCCACACCCCCCAGATGAAATGTAGCGGTAAATACAGAGACcaggggaaaaaatgtggattatcataTCAAATttaggacaattggactcgacaatgatccatataaACTAGTATGGATCATTGTCCATCTGTCCAATTGTCcagttgttttggtttcagttagtttaagttggttttaggtcatttcaattatgataaatgtagctaaataaaagatgctaagagctgtactgagaagtaacgttagcaaCACAATACTGTAACATCCGACCGGATGTTAAAAGGATgccgaggagtgatcacaaatattctgtttattgttttattgttatttattattggaaCTGAATTAGTTATCATCAGGcataactacgccaaaacaacaacatcaacaaaaggtgaagacctttttttatttagttttacagctTACAcactattaaagtctatgattcaagctaatgtcgctttttgccactcagtggctgtgaCTATGGTGACCTcactagctgtgacatcacgtacaTACCCTCAATAGAGGTGAAAATGGAAGCAGTGGGGATCAGTAGTTTCTGATGGGTGGTTTGTGTTACGGTTTTATAGGCCTGTAACGCTAAAACACTGTGTGATAGCGTATCTTATCTGTTGCTCAGTTCTTACCACTCTGGTAAAACTCCACTTTGATGTCATTATGAGGCGTGTTTCAACAGatacagagggggaaaaaaggaccTTGGCAGgaaactggatagtcctacaaccaaccAGAACCAACAAAATCAAGTCAACAGTGCTTAGATGTGCAGCCTTCCATCTGTCATCATATGAAGCCCATCCAAATGATTTTGGCAGATTTTAGCCAAGGCATAGTCAGTTCCCAGTGGAGCATCactgttagggttagggttacaccTACTTTTAGACCAACTCTTCCTCCATAAATATTTAGTGGGCAAGTTGTTTCTACTTGAGGATGTACACCTGAATATAAAGTAGATCTTTGCTCTATGTATTGTGAACATATAGCATCAAAACAAGGGCCTACATCAGGCATGTCAGCACCAACAGACAG harbors:
- the LOC125014716 gene encoding uncharacterized protein LOC125014716 isoform X2 is translated as MILFIIRPLLMILLLQPAAGNDEWKTAEPDTSVSYEEFCIRIPDDPPSTSSKPVSQTPTTTAHPPKNPVKPKSRNLVSHFQPEAKSGCYCNDGNMKQPTETSRILVWAKRHPSEMCSITEYIETLADGRQVCVRQSSWLTSIGDVLRAWLKTTTPPVMIPTPPPPVRDIPTLNIYCGDCNSFNKNYPDIDLRAMQSLDVKMPLHCPAQININMNDGRVYCVKLIEFQRVLQNLEILPPYDECPPNSIADGCRCQETTKDRPPGRIWLPSDNCPSTEVMETQVDGTEVCKTICDPYQYFRNLTILEAERSRPPGPPSPPSPSDPPGEHGPRGPIGPCGPAGPDGPSGPRGPPGPPDSPGPPGSPDPPGSQGPPGPKGSAGTRGSPGVVKPTFNTGGQYGEVGCRGCVHSKDLKSIDPKDVASLEINLPSPACHGSIWLTLTNTTKFCMDSSMPQFKDVLEKLENQPN
- the LOC125014716 gene encoding uncharacterized protein LOC125014716 isoform X1, with the translated sequence MILFIIRPLLMILLLQPAAGNDEWKTAEPDTSVSYEEFCIRIPDDPPSTSSKPVSQTPTTTAHPPKNPVKPKSRNLVSHFQRTAEAKSGCYCNDGNMKQPTETSRILVWAKRHPSEMCSITEYIETLADGRQVCVRQSSWLTSIGDVLRAWLKTTTPPVMIPTPPPPVRDIPTLNIYCGDCNSFNKNYPDIDLRAMQSLDVKMPLHCPAQININMNDGRVYCVKLIEFQRVLQNLEILPPYDECPPNSIADGCRCQETTKDRPPGRIWLPSDNCPSTEVMETQVDGTEVCKTICDPYQYFRNLTILEAERSRPPGPPSPPSPSDPPGEHGPRGPIGPCGPAGPDGPSGPRGPPGPPDSPGPPGSPDPPGSQGPPGPKGSAGTRGSPGVVKPTFNTGGQYGEVGCRGCVHSKDLKSIDPKDVASLEINLPSPACHGSIWLTLTNTTKFCMDSSMPQFKDVLEKLENQPN
- the LOC125014716 gene encoding uncharacterized protein LOC125014716 isoform X3, whose translation is MILFIIRPLLMILLLQPAAGNDEWKTAEPDTSVSYEEFCIRIPDDPPSTSSKPVSQTPTTTAHPPKNPVKPKSRNLVSHFQRTAEAKSGCYCNDGNMKQPTETSRILVWAKRHPSEMCSITEYIETLADGRQVCVRQSSWLTSIGDVLRAWLKTTTPPVMIPTPPPPVRDIPTLNIYCGDCNSFNKNYPDIDLRAMQSLDVKMPLHCPAQININMNDGRVYCVKLIEFQRVLQNLEILPPYDECPPNSIADGCRCQETTKDRPPGRIWLPSDNCPSTEVMETQVDGTEVCKTICDPYQYFRNLTILEAERSRPPGPPSPPSPSDPPGEHGPRGPIGPCGPAGPDGPSGPRGPPGPPDSPGPPGSPDPPGSQGPPGPKGCRGCVHSKDLKSIDPKDVASLEINLPSPACHGSIWLTLTNTTKFCMDSSMPQFKDVLEKLENQPN